In the genome of Oncorhynchus mykiss isolate Arlee chromosome 18, USDA_OmykA_1.1, whole genome shotgun sequence, one region contains:
- the LOC110495793 gene encoding xin actin-binding repeat-containing protein 2 isoform X2 — protein sequence MSCEEVRAVQSSTSRRAPASSYQLDQKSDPSPGENMASTQEPSLSAGSAGGTRSGRPEEREGVVSQRKGDGGAPTSEEPESVSLKERMAMYQAAVSKKEASSSSATVMEESEACSLPGGLASVKKQFESQEYASSSQSQTSVTQVHVEKRSVQEVSSSQEVTVRSSVREVIPTTQQVAYFHDQEVTHDQRVQQSNAASSYENHYDETVKVIGGEDLPKVSTQALKQQYEKTIEQATPGKQIKIDLDYNQFQWAPVNQSSSAAASYESLSTVKQSSRASAATSYEISSTMRTGVVSSSTAASASSNIRTGAVSSSTAASASSNIRTGAVSSSTPALASSNMRTGVVSSSTAASVSSNIRTGAVSSSTPALASSNMRTGAVSSSTAASSNIRTMAVSSSTAASASSMDYETMEHFPPPPTELLPQEVPECCDSLPPQEQAGQQRYIFNKEQYSKQRNLNELKRLYKHMHPEVRRTMEKDYFTDVTEIEQSQLDSEDEMTGEVQQACYVFENSGGDECMSPEGDYLEWDEILKGEVQSMRWMFENKPLDTIKDDTPDEDDEVKNIAEQEIIAGSDVKYTAWMFETQPMDALRADTPESTVQTGKLTELARGDVRTATYLFETQPLDCLNKFYQEDEQALEVVFTKDITGGDVKTARYLFETQHLDSLSHTETIEESHFLNLKSELEEIKGEVKTTTRMFETQPMCVIRGDSGNILEITAIRREEMEKGDVKTSRWLFETQPLDMINKDPAKVKLICGVSMEDNSQGGVNRGRWLFETKTLDSIKDEEWQSIRQKEEIIGADVRKHCLVFETQQMDTLKDNANARPLPSEEIVGGDVRSAKHLFETVPIENLKDLAEVGKLQKMVASEEEKGDVRHQKWVFESQPLENIREEKKEMTRTINLEELDKGDVTNHKERFETLDLSRCEGAQRIQVEGVTSGSVKSNKVIFESTPMYAMQDSEGHYHEVKTVRREEIVKGDVRSCRWMFETHPIDEFEESINKFQIIKGISKEEIESGDVKTAKWLFETQPLDGIKHFSNTEEDETKTKESVEIEKGDVKTCRWLFETQPMDNLYEKADKVRNETEVEEVNKGDVKTCTWLFETQNLDNICDHSESESETVLKTCTVKQEDVQGKDVHHARFLFETENLENLTGEESGAFRRVTKIDVQSGDVSRMKFLFQNRSSDIMTSTSAETMHKLKTLTAEEIQKGNVVNNMWLFENQPIDTICEVTEGAKDTRTVTDVLGGNVGQGRFVFETYSLDKIQEESTETEMSKLQGITRDDIEKGDVKSYTMMFENQPLYAICDKEGHYHEVTTMTKEEIMSGDVVGARWLFETKPLDSIRDTDDVYVIKSVTEEDVQKGDVSTARWRFETQPLDEIAEDMKVLTKTVEDIQGGDVKTNKHLFETDELSQKYVRTVSVSEIQKGDVRTASWMFETHSIDKIHGEGSEYDEMETVTKEEVMKGDVKQSVWLFEKQPLDSIKESDGTETVVTREEIPQADVKTTTWLFETTPLTKFNENSVERTEIMGKSIKETLEELYCQKMVDSQGILIETDEIGDVRMAKYRLLNQDAPEIQKEEVIRGDLNNIMMNLLNRREMTEKGIVIDQDERGNINTTVKQLFNQEKGFNVEKEEILRGDIQEAINNLLKEEGSSKRGILIQEDEKGDVRMTIYSLLNKEDGGGIEKEDIIKGNVSRTLHSLLSNPGSEESKRIRVEDTERGNVSFYSTCIESGALDYLKQLQFEPNEEQEQAQKERIIGGDVMETKMTLRKNQQQIERTVAEDDIVPGDVNNTVKVFMMEPALLLDNLQKEEIVKGDLRAALDSLTKTISKRVVIEKEEVVKGDLHTTLRSLEEAQNQAKEMEKPEIVRGDIRGALQSLEKSATTKTEVIVEDLVPGDIKGTLKSLEEAKQAVKEMEKEEIVKGDIHIALKGLHEASSEKKLYQHQVSEQGDVRGTIQLLLEPSTSPRMQRRGSTEGDVKTSIKCLYEGQGQDQDEEQSQMEKEEVIKGDVKGAIKNLMQRKEYSNRKVRKYPPRKAPRAHVKNPLPTQQVMDHEYSDVAKNENVTVNLAPAVKNLSQSQSSKSQDTTQKHTETYTENKSVKSSKTLTQEEHSMTTQVQTVNILEDSQQEHVKEQTEVKEQTQSVKQKMQPPPKHMIIKKKNLTNQMTDNTSINQMTEIKAANQRTVNKAANQMTGNKAGNQMIVNKSANHMTENKAANQMIVNKSANHMSENKASNQMSVNKSANHITENKAGNQMIVNKSANHMTENKAVSDINVTKETHRETQVSDMNVTTQVKTVNMSESSQQTHVKKQAVKQRIPPPPKPIFIKKKNMTNQMTDNTSTNQITENEAASDIHVMKETQSTSQTNIVSKQTQETKTMKRLQTTVTEHKTVSQKHNVKNLNTNFRNLDVKRKGMIKKGTPEIHFPPPPTSPPPPSESEMSLPPPPSPVAGSPMSLSCHSPMFPTSRPLIMRQDSDLPPPPPPPPAECGEPDFFPSPPPPPSEAGQDFLPPPPSQQELNSMPHQVPTPPPGKPFKARPLFKIPKSEPPKKPILVKPKWQKKQAVPPPPPPPPQPMTVQTEHKEEAVVKEVKSEIGCKQVETTNTTNTQVQSDFTVSMTKITSPIPVAKPPQEELPRPPKKVFIPPIKIPPPAEPVPVAKPKPYASKFKTPLMLAEERYRVQREEAERNKSQDTTPATSRVTSPTSPPTTMMQMMGSTNVASEQHSVAHKTEQSKVTSEVTQAEETQFKSKVCISSQEPPMKKAPSHIPLSKPLISVGEKTSTSGSGNISSNKKHITTDQSSMVSFGKELASSVASRKHQAVSTGEHQSVSVPAAHPHHESHIKVHSGANVISSSIAEQQSGMNASSRSIISTQSIVQENVHLQSQSAVTYEAAEENNTDASLTQKVKKNPSQPTKIKIPKVTPNFKVRTVKLPTEKKEEKSEVVEKEQRAVTGMETISKSETRVVQESTQTATSSSAKKEVKVATNVIQEKAEEVEKTAAAKETKLEIQRTTKAKQKGIKVPFPKEPKLVPMPVAQAPGHCHISVSHSQQSMQEQHIQKQEQVIVNERVVQQSFQKQEQQVRTQKQQVESFQQQGEVSKMQHHQERSKAESTAVSVNIAGKAAAQTEAAQSMAESSAQSVESTDSEKCVMVQKLLFNIKQLHPGKMDSNSVRTILSGVPVWLMRAEEKRDLTQVAVQQNKKKLTEIIFHVRNLAQAKLVNLEGQMAAMAKQDREPAPASSPAPPPAPASENKGFGGATAKISKTSIGSSRVETHKKVVEEKKISHESKKPELTEVKGPDPRVPSPMLATRTPSPTFISIESVRRTDSPLMVTPSPPPSYMSGATPTPPPPPPRTPTSRFCRATPSPTLSSSEKLAKLKDTTAKLSRGMTPPTPMPEFLTTEQASDREDSPALIEPEIHMQTQEMETGTTTPDVADMVDSMMTVRDKKFFFEEAQKAEVSRTYMRKDPIEIPERLGPEDLEEVPEGVNIDIMKEDLPRLDLSKLVNQFESPQPKLFIRKDPMIITDRLGSDTEDPEADPKTPNTDETPAFNIKAIKNAFDLGDHNALKEVREKQEERERRESESAEPTGHSETKSVTEEFSGMDEFGNITSGVRSETSMHSESHMSRPLPPSYADVVKGTVEEMAVPVKAATEDVLKSFNQSWAETESVFQNLGFSVSEQRTSQIVTHQQETVVTEDSSSRVRTVHGVSEEGVSDGVSGRRQTQFP from the exons CTGCGGGCAGCGCGGGTGGAACCAGGTCAGGACGTCCTGAGGAAAGGGAAGGGGTGGTGAGTCAGAGGAAAGGAGACGGAGGAGCGCCCACCAGCGAGGAGCCGGAGTCCGTGTCACTAAAGGAACGTATGGCCATGTATCAAGCTGCCGTGTCCAAGAAGGAGGCCAGCAGCTCATCCGCCACG GTTATGGAGGAGTCTGAAGCCTGTTCTCTGCCAGGGGGTCTGGCCAGCGTGAAGAAACAGTTTGAGAGCCAGGAGTACGCCTCATCCTCCCAGTCCCAGACCAGCGTTACTCAGGTCCACGTAGAAAAGAGATCCGTGCAG GAGGTGTCCAGCTCACAGGAGGTGACAGTGAGGAGCAGTGTCAGAGAGGTCATTCCCACCACTCAGCAAGTGGCCTACTTCCATGACCAGGAG GTGACTCATGATCAAAGAGTTCAACAAAGCAACGCGGCCTCCAGTTATGAAAACCATTATGATGAAACAG TTAAGGTCATAGGAGGAGAGGACTTACCAAAGGTCTCCACTCAGGCTTTGAAGCAGCAGTATGAGAAGACGATCGAACAGGCCACGCCGGGCAAGCAAATTAAG ATTGATCTGGATTATAACCAGTTTCAATGGGCACCGGTAAACCAGTCCTCCTCAGCAGCAGCTAGCTATGAAAGTTTGTCCACTGTGAAACAGTCATCCAGGGCTTCAGCAGCAACGAGCTATGAAATCTCATCCACTATGAGGACAGGGGTTGTCTCTTCATCTACCGCTGCCTCAGCCTCATCCAATATCAGGACAGGGGCTGTCTCTTCATCTACCGCTGCCTCAGCCTCATCCAATATCAGGACAGGGGCTGTCTCTTCCTCTACCCCTGCCTTAGCCTCATCCAATATGAGGACAGGGGTTGTCTCTTCATCTACcgctgcctcagtctcatccaatATCAGGACAGGGGCTGTCTCTTCCTCTACCCCTGCCTTAGCCTCATCCAATATGAGGACAGGGGCTGTCTCTTCCTCTACCGCTGCCTCATCCAATATCAGGACAATGGCTGTCTCTTCCTCTACCGCTGCCTCAGCCTCATCCATGGATTATGAGACCATGGAGCACTTCCCTCCTCCACCCACTGAACTACTGCCCCAGGAGGTCCCTGAGTGCTGTGACTCTCTCCCGCCTCAGGAGCAGGCTGGCCAACAGAGATACATCTTCAACAAAGAGCAGTACTCCAAGCAGAGGAACCTCAATGAGCTGAAGCGCCTGTACAAGCACATGCACCCAGAGGTTCGGAGGACCATGGAGAAGGATTACTTCACCGACGTCACGGAGATCGAGCAGTCACAGCTGGATAGTGAAGATGAGATGACCGGGGAAGTCCAGCAGGCTTGTTATGTGTTTGAGAACAGTGGTGGGGATGAATGTATGAGCCCTGAGGGAGATTACCTGGAGTGGGATGAGATCCTTAAAGGGGAGGTGCAGTCCATGCGCTGGATGTTTGAGAATAAGCCGCTGGATACCATTAAAGATGACACCCCAGATGAGGATGATGAAGTGAAGAACATTGCTGAGCAGGAAATCATTGCAGGAAGTGATGTCAAATACACAGCATGGATGTTTGAGACCCAGCCCATGGATGCGCTGCGTGCAGACACCCCAGAATCCACTGTACAGACAGGAAAATTGACCGAGCTAGCGAGAGGAGATGTACGAACAGCCACCTATCTTTTCGAGACCCAGCCACTGGATTGTCTGAATAAATTCTACCAGGAGGATGAGCAAGCCTTGGAGGTTGTCTTCACTAAAGATATCACAGGAGGGGACGTGAAAACGGCCAGGTATCTGTTTGAAACTCAACACTTGGATTCCCTCAGCCACACAGAGACCATTGAGGAGAGCCACTTCTTGAACCTGAAGTCAGAGCTTGAGGAGATCAAAGGGGAAGTGAAGACAACCACACGGATGTTTGAGACCCAGCCCATGTGTGTCATCAGGGGCGACTCTGGAAATATACTGGAGATCACCGCCATCCgcagggaggagatggagaaaggagaCGTGAAGACCTCCCGCTGGCTCTTTGAGACCCAGCCTCTGGACATGATCAACAAAGACCCTGCCAAGGTGAAGCTGATCTGTGGAGTCTCCATGGAGGACAACTCCCAGGGAGGCGTGAACCGGGGGAGGTGGCTGTTCGAGACAAAGACACTGGACTCCATTAAAGACGAGGAATGGCAAAGCATCCGGCAAAAGGAGGAGATTATTGGAGCAGATGTGCGGAAGCACTGCTTGGTTTTCGAGACACAGCAGATGGATACTCTGAAAGACAATGCCAATGCCAGACCTTTACCCTCAGAGGAGATTGTAGGAGGTGATGTCCGATCAGCAAAACATCTGTTCGAGACAGTGCCAATAGAGAACCTGAAGGATCTGGCTGAAGTAGGGAAACTTCAGAAGATGGTCGCGTCCGAGGAGGAGAAGGGTGATGTTAGACATCAGAAGTGGGTTTTTGAAAGTCAACCACTTGAAAACAtaagggaggagaagaaggaaaTGACACGCACTATAAACCTTGAAGAACTTGATAAGGGCGACGTCACAAATCACAAGGAAAGATTTGAAACCTTGGATTTAAGCAGATGTGAGGGGGCACAGAGAATCCAAGTTGAAGGTGTTACTAGTGGGTCTGTGAAATCAAACAAAGTTATTTTTGAATCCACCCCGATGTATGCCATGCAAGACAGCGAGGGACACTACCACGAGGTGAAAACCGTGCGACGTGAGGAGATAGTAAAAGGAGATGTTCGCAGCTGCAGGTGGATGTTTGAAACACATCCTATCGATGAGTTTGAGGAAAGTATCAATAAATTCCAGATTATAAAAGGTATATCAAAGGAGGAGATTGAATCGGGCGATGTCAAGACTGCCAAGTGGTTATTTGAAACTCAACCCCTCGATGGTATTAAACATTTTAGCAACACTGAAGAAGATGAAACTAAGACAAAGGAGAGTGTTGAAATTGAGAAGGGTGATGTGAAAACCTGCAGGTGGCTGTTCGAGACTCAACCAATGGATAATCTGTATGAGAAAGCAGATAAGGTGAGGAATGAGACTGAGGTTGAGGAGGTCAACAAAGGGGACGTCAAAACATGCACATGGCTCTTTGAGACTCAGAACCTCGATAACATCTGTGACCATTCCGAGTCCGAATCGGAGACCGTTCTCAAAACCTGCACTGTCAAACAAGAGGACGTCCAAGGCAAAGATGTGCATCACGCTCGCTTCCTCTTTGAGACAGAGAACCTGGAGAACCTcacaggggaggagagtggtgcCTTCAGGAGGGTGACTAAGATTGATGTCCAGTCTGGAGATGTGTCTAGGATGAAGTTTCTCTTCCAGAATAGGTCTTCAGACATCATGACCTCAACCTCAGCTGAAACGATGCATAAGCTGAAGACCCTTACGGCGGAGGAAATTCAGAAAGGAAATGTAGTGAACAACATGTGGCTTTTTGAAAACCAACCTATAGACACTATCTGTGAGGTTACAGAGGGAGCCAAGGACACTCGCACCGTAACCGATGTGCTGGGAGGAAACGTTGGTCAAGGACGCTTCGTTTTTGAGACTTACTCTCTCGATAAAATCCAAGAGGAGTCCACCGAGACTGAGATGTCAAAACTCCAGGGCATCACCAGGGATGATATAGAGAAAGGGGATGTGAAAAGCTACACCATGATGTTTGAAAATCAGCCACTGTATGCAATCTGTGACAAAGAGGGCCACTACCATGAAGTTACCACTATGACAAAGGAAGAAATCATGAGCGGAGATGTGGTGGGGGCACGGTGGTTATTTGAGACAAAACCTCTGGATTCAATAAGGGACACAGACGACGTCTATGTCATCAAATCTGTCACTGAGGAGGACGTCCAGAAAGGTGATgtcagcacggccaggtggaggTTCGAAACACAACCTCTTGATGAAATCGCTGAGGACATGAAAGTGTTGACTAAAACAGTTGAAGATATCCAGGGTGGTGATGTGAAGACAAACAAACACCTTTTTGAGACAGATGAACTGTCCCAGAAGTATGTTAGAACTGTTAGCGTGAGTGAGATCCAAAAAGGGGACGTCAGGACTGCCTCGTGGATGTTTGAAACACACAGCATAGATAAGATCCATGGCGAGGGCTCAGAATATGATGAAATGGAGACCGTGACAAAAGAAGAAGTGATGAAAGGAGATGTCAAACAGTCTGTGTGGCTCTTTGAAAAACAGCCGCTTGACAGCATTAAAGAGTCAGACGGAACAGAGACTGTTGTCACCCGGGAGGAGATCCCACAAGCAGATGtaaagacaacaacatggctTTTTGAAACCACTCCTTTAACCAAATTTAATGAGAACAGTGTAGAAAGAACTGAAATAATGGGGAAGAGCATCAAAGAGACCCTTGAAGAGCTGTATTGTCAGAAAATGGTTGACTCACAAGGGATTCTCATTGAGACGGATGAGATAGGAGATGTCAGAATGGCAAAATATAGACTCTTGAACCAAGATGCTCCAGAAATCCAGAAGGAGGAGGTGATCAGAGGGGATCTGAACAATATCATGATGAACCTCCTAAACAGACGAGAAATGACAGAGAAAGGGATAGTCATAGACCAGGACGAGAGaggcaacatcaacacaacagtaAAACAGCTATTCAACCAAGAAAAGGGATTCAATGTTGAGAAGGAGGAAATCCTCAGAGGCGACATTCAAGAGGCCATCAACAACCTATTGAAGGAGGAGGGCTCCTCAAAACGTGGAATTCTGATTCAAGAAGATGAAAAGGGAGATGTGCGAATGACTATATACTCCCTCCTCAATAAGGAAGACGGTGGTGGCATTGAGAAGGAGGATATCATCAAAGGCAATGTCAGTAGGACCCTTCACAGTCTCTTGTCCAACCCAGGGTCAGAGGAATCTAAAAGGATAAGGGTGGAAGACACAGAGAGGGGTAACGTTAGCTTTTACTCCACCTGTATTGAATCTGGGGCACTGGATTACCTCAAACAACTCCAGTTTGAACCTAATGAGGAACAAGAACAGGCGCAGAAGGAACGTATCATTGGCGGCGACGTTATGGAAACCAAAATGACACTAAGGAAGAATCAACAGCAGATTGAACGCACAGTAGCTGAGGACGATATTGTCCCTGGTGATGTCAACAACACAGTGAAGGTGTTCATGATGGAACCTGCTCTCTTGCTGGACAACCTGCAGAAAGAGGAAATTGTCAAGGGAGATCTGAGGGCGGCCCTGGACTCACTGACCAAAACTATTAGCAAGAGAGTTGTGATAGAGAAAGAGGAAGTGGTGAAAGGGGACCTGCACACCACTCTGAGGTCTTTGGAGGAGGCTCAAAACCAAGCCAAGGAAATGGAAAAGCCAGAAATTGTCCGAGGTGATATTCGAGGAGCCCTCCAATCATTAGAGAAGTCGGCGACCACCAAGACTGAGGTAATTGTTGAGGATTTAGTGCCCGGCGATATCAAAGGCACCTTGAAATCACTAGAAGAGGCTAAGCAGGCAGTGAAAGAGATGGAAAAGGAGGAGATTGTAAAGGGAGACATTCATATTGCGCTGAAGGGTTTGCATGAGGCCTCGAGTGAAAAAAAGCTTTACCAGCACCAAGTGAGTGAACAGGGGGACGTGAGAGGCACAATACAGCTGTTACTAGAACCATCCACATCCCCCCGAATGCAACGCAGGGGAAGCACTGAGGGAGATGTGAAGACCTCCATAAAATGCCTATACGAAGGGCAGGGGCAGGACCAGGATGAGGAGCAATCacagatggagaaggaggaggtgatAAAGGGAGATGTTAAAGGAGCCATAAAGAATCTGATGCAGAGAAAAGAATATTCAAATCGGAAAGTACGAAAGTATCCTCCCAGGAAAGCTCCTAGAGCTCATGTGAAAAATCCATTACCCACACAGCAAGTGATGGACCATGAATACTCAGATGTGGCTAAGAATGAGAACGTCACAGTCAATCTAGCTCCTGCTGTGAAAAACCTGTCTCAGAGTCAGAGCAGTAAATCACAGGACACCACACAAAAGCACACTGAGACATACACCGAGAACAAATCAGTGAAGAGTAGCAAGACCCTCACCCAAGAGGAACACTCTATGACAACACAGGTCCAAACAGTAAATATTTTGGAGGACTCACAGCAGGAACATGTAAAAGAACAGACTGAAGTTAAAGAACAGACACAGAGTGTAAAACAGAAAATGCAACCCCCTCCTAAGCACATGATCATAAAGAAGAAAAACCTGACCAATCAGATGACCGATAATACATCAATTAATCAGATGACAGAGATTAAAGCAGCCAATCAGAGGACTGTGAATAAAGCAGCCAATCAGATGACTGGGAATAAAGCAGGCAATCAGATGATTGTGAATAAATCAGCCaatcacatgactgagaataaaGCAGCCAATCAGATGATtgtaaataaatcagccaatcaCATGAGTGAGAATAAAGCATCCAATCAGATGAGTGTGAATAAATCAGCCAATCATATAACTGAGAATAAAGCAGGCAATCAGATGATTGTGAATAAATCAGCCAATCATATGACTGAGAATAAAGCAGTCTCAGACATAAATGTGACGAAAGAAACACATAGAGAAACACAAGTCTCAGACATGAACGTGACAACACAGGTCAAAACAGTCAATATGTCTGAGTCCTCACAGCAGACACATGTTAAAAAACAGGCTGTGAAACAGAGAATACCACCACCCCCTAAACCCATCTTCATAAAGAAGAAAAACATGACCAATCAGATGACTGACAATACATCAACGAATCAGATAACTGAGAATGAAGCAGCCTCAGACATACACGTGATGAAAGAAACACAAAGCACATCTCAAACTAATATTGTTTCAAAGCAAACACAGGAAACAAAAACAATGAAACGGTTGCAAACAACCGTGACAGAACATAAGACCGTTTCACAAAAACACAACGTCAAAAATCTGAATACAAATTTCCGGAACCTGGACGTGAAGAGAAAAGGTATGATAAAGAAAGGGACGCCTGAGATtcatttccctcctcctcccacgtCCCCGCCTCCACCCTCTGAGTCTGAGATGTCTCTTCCTCCCCCGCCCTCACCAGTGGCAGGCAGCCCAATGTCCCTGTCATGCCATAGCCCAATGTTTCCCACATCCCGTCCCCtgattatgagacaggacagtgaCCTTccgcctccacctcctccacccccaGCAGAATGCGGGGAGCCTGACTTTTTCCCTTCTCCGCCACCCCCACCCTCCGAGGCAGGGCAAGACTTTCTTCCTCCACCGCCCTCACAGCAAGAGCTAAACTCAATGCCACACCAAGTGCCTACACCACCACCTGGAAAGCCATTTAAAGCTAGGCCTTTATTCAAAATCCCAAAATCTGAGCCACCCAAGAAACCAATACTGGTCAAACCAAAATGGCAGAAAAAGCAAGCAGTACCACCAccgcctcctccacctcctcagccAATGACAGTTCAGACAGAACATAAAGAGGAAGCAGTAGTCAAGGAAGTCAAGAGTGAAATCGGTTGTAAACAGGTGGAAACTACAAATACTACCAACACACAGGTTCAATCTGATTTTACAGTGTCCATGACTAAAATCACTTCACCAATACCAGTGGCAAAACCACCACAGGAAGAGTTGCCACGACCACCTAAAAAGGTATTCATCCCTCCAATCAAAATACCCCCACCTGCAGAGCCTGTCCCAGTTGCAAAACCTAAACCGTATGCCAGTAAATTCAAAACCCCACTGATGCTTGCAGAGGAAAGGTATCGTGtgcagagagaggaggctgagagaaACAAGTCACAAGACACAACTCCTGCCACTTCACGAGTCACATCTCCCACCTCTCCTCCAACTACTATGATGCAAATGATGGGCTCAACCAATGTTGCAAGTGAACAACACTCAGTTGCACACAAAACAGAGCAGTCAAAAGTGACCTCAGAGGTAACACAGGCTGAGGAAACTCAGTTTAAAAGCAAAGTATGCATTTCATCACAAGAGCCGCCCATGAAGAAAGCTCCATCACATATCCCCCTGAGCAAACCTTTGATCTCAGTGGGGGAAAAGACATCAACCTCTGGATCTGGAAATATTTCCTCAAATAAGAAACATATTACCACTGATCAGTCCTCTATGGTCTCTTTTGGGAAAGAACTCGCCTCATCTGTTGCCTCCAGAAAACATCAGGCTGTTTCCACTGGCGAGCATCAGTCTGTTTCAGTCCCTGCTGCTCACCCTCACCATGAGTCCCACATTAAAGTCCATTCTGGCGCTAATGTGATTTCATCCTCAATAGCTGAGCAGCAGAGTGGTATGAATGCTAGCTCACGGTCTATCATCTCCACTCAGAGCATTGTCCAGGAAAATGTACATCTTCAATCCCAATCCGCCGTCACATACGAAGCAGCGGAGGAAAATAATACTGACGCCTCTCTCACACAGAAAGTGAAAAAAAATCCATCTCAGCCCACCAAAATCAAAATTCCAAAAGTGACACCAAATTTCAAGGTGAGAACTGTGAAGTTGCCGacagagaagaaggaggagaaaagCGAGGTGGTGGAAAAAGAGCAACGAGCAGTGACGGGTATGGAGACTATTTCTAAGAGTGAGACCAGAGTAGTTCAGGAGAGCACGCAGACGGCCACCAGTAGCTCAGCAAAAAAGGAAGTAAAGGTGGCGACGAATGTGATACAGGAGAAAGCTGAGGAGGTTGAAAAAACTGCAGCTGCCAAGGAAACAAAGCTGGAGATCCAAAGGACGACAAAGGCAAAGCAGAAAGGCATTAAAGTCCCTTTTCCCAAAGAGCCAAAGCTAGTTCCTATGCCAGTAGCTCAAGCTCCAGGGCACTGCCACATATCTGTCTCCCATAGTCAACAGAGCATGCAGGAACAGCACATTCAGAAGCAGGAGCAAGTGattgttaatgagagagtagttCAACAGAGCTTCCAGAAACAGGAACAGCAGGTTCGCACACAGAAGCAGCAGGTCGAGTCTTTCCAACAACAAGGAGAAGTAAGCAAAATGCAGCACCATCAGGAGAGGTCGAAGGCAGAGTCTACGGCTGTCTCCGTGAACATTGCAGGGAAGGCAGCAGCACAGACAGAAGCAGCTCAATCAATGGCGGAAAGCTCAGCTCAATCAGTGGAGAGCACAGATTCAGAGAAATGTGTAATGGTACAGAAGCTGCTATTTAACATTAAGCAGCTTCATCCAGGGAAAATGGATTCAAACTCAGTGAGGACAATACTTAGTGGGGTCCCTGTCTGGTTGATGAGGGCGGAGGAAAAGCGTGATTTAACACAGGTTGCTGTTCAGCAGAATAAGAAGAAGCTCACAGAGATCATTTTCCACGTGAGAAACCTAGCACAAGCAAAACTTGTAAACTTAGAAGGACAAATGGCAGCCATGGCAAAACAGGATAGAGAACCAGCACCTGCATCATCACCTGCACCACCACCTGCACCAGCATCTGAAAATAAAGGATTTGGAGGAGCAACAGCCAAGATATCTAAAACAAGCATTGGCTCATCAAGAGTCGAAACCCATAAGAAAGTGGTTGAGGAGAAGAAGATCTCTCATGAGAGCAAAAAGCCAGAGCTGACTGAAGTAAAAGGTCCTGATCCCAGAGTTCCCTCTCCTATGCTTGCAACGCGAACACCTTCACCTACCTTCATCAGCATTGAATCAGTGAGGAGAACAGACTCACCCCTCATGGTGACCCCCTCACCTCCTCCGTCATACATGTCTGGTGCCACCCCAAccccaccacctccccctccccgcaCCCCTACCTCTCGGTTCTGTAGGGCCACACCCTCTCCCACCTTGAGCAGCTCAGAGAAACTAGCCAAGTTGAAGGACACCACTGCGAAGCTCTCTAGGGGCATGACCCCTCCCACACCCATGCCTGAGTTTCTGACCACAGAGCAAGCCTCTGACAGAGAGGATTCCCCAGCGCTGATTGAACCTGAGATCCACATGCAGACACAGGAGATGGAGACTGGGACGACGACTCCGGATGTGGCTGATATGGTTGACTCCATGATGACTGTCAGAGACAAGAAGTTCTTCTTTGAGGAAGCTCAGAAGGCAGAGGTGAGCAGGACATACATGCGGAAGGACCCCATTGAAATCCCGGAGCGCCTGGGTCCAGAGGATCTAGAGGAAGTTCCTGAGGGTGTGAATATAGACATAATGAAAGAGGATCTCCCTAGGCTTGACCTGTCAAAGCTGGTCAATCAATTTGAATCACCACAACCAAAGCTGTTCATCAGAAAAGATCCCATGATCATCACAGATAGACTGGGAAGTGACACTGAAGATCCAGAGGCAGACCCCAAAACGCCAAACACTGATGAAACACCTGCCTTCAACATCAAGGCCATCAAGAATGCCTTTGACTTGGGTGATCATAATGCTCTCAaagaagtgagagagaaacaagaggagagagagaggagagaatcagAGTCTGCCGAACCGACGGGGCATTCCGAAACAAAGTCCGTCACTGAGGAGTTCTCTGGCATGGATGAATTTGGCAACATAACAAGCGGGGTGAGGAGCGAGACCAGCATGCACTCTGAGAGCCACATGTcccgccccctccctccctcctatgcCGACGTGGTGAAAGGGACGGTTGAAGAGATGGCAGTTCCTGTGAAGGCCGCCACAGAGGACGTACTGAAGAGCTTCAACCAGTCCTGGGCCGAAACAGAGAGTGTGTTCCAGAATCTGGGATTCAGTgtctcagaacagaggacatcACAGATCGTAACACACCAGCAGGAGACTGTCGTGACGG AAGATTCGAGTTCCAGAGTCCGAACTGTGCACGGTGTGTCGGAAGAGGGTGTATCCGATGGAGTGTCTGGTCGCAGACAAACACAATTTCCATAA